In Rhizobium glycinendophyticum, the DNA window ACGCCGAACGTGCCATCCTTGATGTGTCGGCCGGCGCGACCGGCAATCTGACCGAGCTCACCGGAGTTCAGATTGCGGAACTGATAGCCATCGAACTTTCGATCCTGGGCGAAAGCAACATGGTCCACGTCAAGGTTGAGGCCCATGCCGATCGCATCGGTGGCAACCAGATATTCGACATCGCCCTCCTGATAGAGACCGACCTGAGCATTGCGGGTGCGCGGGCTGAGTGCGCCGAGCACAACCGCAGCGCCGCCGCGCTGTCGGCGGATCAGTTCGGCGATGGCGTAGACCTCATCAGCGGAGAAGGCGACAATGGCCGTTCTCTGCGGCAGCCGCGTAATCTTCTTTTGACCCGCATAGAAGAGCTGCGAAAGGCGTGGCCGCTCGACAATGGTGATCCCGGGCAGGAGCTGGAGCAGGATCGATTTCATCGTCGCCGAGCCGAGCAGCAACGTTTCCTCGCGGCCACGCAGATGCAAGAGCCGGTCGGTAAAGATGTGTCCGCGCTCCAGATCGCCGGCGAGCTGGACCTCGTCGATTGCGACAAAGGCGACCTTTGTCTCGCGGGGCATGGCCTCGACAGTGCACACCGAGAAACGTGCGTTCGGAGGGCTGATCTTTTCCTCGCCGGTCACCAAGGCGACATTTTTGACACCGACGCGCTCGACCACACGGGTGTAGACCTCGCGCGCCAACAGGCGCAACGGCAGGCCAATCATGCCCGAGCCATGCGCAACCATGCGTTCGATCGCAAAATGGGTCTTGCCCGTATTTGTCGGCCCCAGAACGGCAGAGACGCCGCGACCGCTCAAAATCATGGGGTGGGTATTCAATGACCGCTCCAACTTGTCGGACGCCTGTCTCCTCGACACCGGCAGACCTTGGCCAACACATGGCGACGATCACCGGCAAAGGCAAGCTGCTTGTCCCATAGGCGGGACAATTGATCTCAAACCTCTGATCCGACTCGGTATTTTCCTCAAGGAACAACGGGCGAACGAATCGGAGACGAATCGCTCACTCGTCCGAATCCGATTTTGTTCACGGCTAGATGTGGAAACACGCCGGTCTTTGCGCCACCAGATGCTGAATCTGCACGACCAGTCATGGAGATCGATCGGCACGGCGTTCCGCCTAGGGAACCTCGATCTTGTTCCGTACGTTGCGGGGTTGAGGTGATGATCATGACGCTAACGCCCCCGCCCCCCCATTCGATCGGATCAAAAGAAACCGATCAGAACTTCGTGCTGATCCATGGAATGGTCATGGCTCCTTCTTTTTGGGAGGCCTATGCGCCCGAGGTCGTGCGTCGAGGACATTCACTCGGCTATCCGTTGCCCGGGCATCACCCATGGCATCTCGACGAGCCCGGCCAGCCGCCTGAAGCGCGTGAGGTCGCTCAAGCTTATGCCGAAGCCATCAGGCGAGATTTCGCAGGTGCCCCTGTCACGCTCATCGGCCATTCGACCGGCGGTTTCGTGGCACTGCTGATCGCCCGCGATTATCCGGAACTGGTTCGCTCAGTTGTTATGATCGGCGGCTTTGCCTGCGGCCGCTTTGAGGGGCAGGAGAGGCTCGCCGCCCGCCTGCTCCGCGCACCCCACATAGGGCCGTTCCTGTTTCGCCAATTTTTCAGGCGCTGGATTTCGACACCGGAGCAGTTTCGCTGGGGCTCGATCGAATGCGTCTTTGACCGCAATTGTCCTTGGCAGGGCGACGAAGCTGTCAATGCGATGGAAGAGGTCCGCCAGCAACTGGCGCAGGCCCGGCCGGAAGACATCGCTGCCTGCATCCGTTTTATGTCGGATACCACGCTTCTGAGGGATCTGAATGGCATCCGGGTGCCGGTTCTCAACATCATTGGCGCCAATGACGCCATTGTTCCACCGGAGCACCAGTTGCGGGTTTCTCGCTTGATGCAACGTGTTCAAACCGTCGTCTTCAGCCGCTGCGGACACCTCCCCATGGTGGAGCATCGGGAGCGGACAGACAAGGTGATCGGCGCTTTCGTCGATGGGCTGGAGGTTCTGTCCCCGCAGACCCCTCAAGACAACAACCCTTTGATCACTCGCAACGCTGCGAGCCAAACGCTGCGGCTGCTTGCGGGGGCAGCGCGCCGGCGGGAACAAAGTTCTCCCGGTCGCGTTCACTCCGCACAAGACGCAATGTTCCACATCGGCTAGGAGAGGCCCCCCATGAGTACAATTCTCATCGTCATTTTGATTCTGCTGCTGATCGGCGCACTGCCGAGCTGGGGCTATAGCCGCGGCTGGGGTTACGGACCGTCGGGAGGTCTCGGACTGGTACTGCTCATCCTCATCATCCTGATGTTGATGGGTCGAATTTAAACTCTAGGGAAAAGGAAACGACGATGAAAAAGACCCTTTTGGCATTGGCATTGATCGCCCCTCTCGCATCCTGCACGCAGACTGAACGCGGTGCCGGCATCGGTGCCGCTTCCGGCGCCATCATCGGTGGTGTCGCAACCGGCAATGTCCGTGGTGCAGCAGTCGGCGCAGCGGTCGGCGGTGTCGCCGGCGCGCTGATCGGCAACTCGCAGGAACGTGCCGGCTACTGCGTATATCGCGATCGCTACGGCCGCACCTACGAAGCTCGTTGCCGCTAACAGCGCTGACGTCACAGAAAAGGCCGCCGAACCGACGTTCGGCGGCCTTTTCTGTTTTAACGTTAACCTCTCGACCAAACCCGGAACGAATCAGCGACGAATCGCAGACGCAGATGTTTTCTCGTTTCGTTCACCGCTAGATAATGTGGAATTACAATTGGTTAACCATACGGCCTGGTGGATATTAAGAGTTCTAGCCGCAGTCCTCGGCCCCTGTTCCTTAACAGCGTGCGGCCGATTGTGATCAGACGAAGAACTGACCACCATTGGCAGAGATCGTCGATCCCGTGATGAAGCCAGCATCATCGGAAGCGAGGAAGACCACACAGCGCGCAATTTCCTCAGGCTCTCCGAGGCGCCCAACCGGGATCTGCGGGATTATCCGCTCGTTCAGGACCTTTTCAGGGATCGCGCGCACCATCTCCGTACCAATATATCCGGGGCAGATGGCGTTGACTGTAATTCCCTTGGCGGCACCCTCCTGGGCTAGCGCCTTGGTGAAGCCCAGGTCACCCGCCTTTGCAGCAGAATAGTTTGCCTGCCCCATCTGACCCTTCTGGCCGTTGATCGAGGAGATGTTGATGACGCGACCGAAATTGCGATCGCGCATGCCGCTCCACAGCGGATGGGTCATGTTGAACAGACCGGTGAGGTTCGTGCCGATGACCTCACCCCACTGCTCGGGCGTCATCTTGTGGAACATGGCGTCCCGCGTGATGCCTGCATTATTGACCAGGACTTCAACGGGGCCGAGCGCCGCCTCGACGGCGGCAATACCCTCGGCGCAAGCCGGGTAGCTTGAGACATCCCACTTGAACACGGGAATACCGGTCTCGGCTTCGAAAGCCTTGGCCTTTTCTTCATTACCCGCGAAGTTCGCTGCGACCTTGTATCCTGCGTCCTTTAGGGCAATTGAAATCGCCGCACCGATCCCGCGCGTGCCTCCGGTCACCAAAGCAACTCTGCTCATCGTCAGTCCTCCCCTTATCGGTTCTTAGCGTTCCCGTTCCGTGGTGTGTGTCAGGCGATATCTTCCGCCTTGGCACAAGGGTGCCCCCCGGTTCTCGACCGGGAAGGACAATATCAATGGATGAACTGCCGGCGAAAACGCCACGCCATCGCCCTCA includes these proteins:
- a CDS encoding alpha/beta fold hydrolase, which codes for MEIDRHGVPPREPRSCSVRCGVEVMIMTLTPPPPHSIGSKETDQNFVLIHGMVMAPSFWEAYAPEVVRRGHSLGYPLPGHHPWHLDEPGQPPEAREVAQAYAEAIRRDFAGAPVTLIGHSTGGFVALLIARDYPELVRSVVMIGGFACGRFEGQERLAARLLRAPHIGPFLFRQFFRRWISTPEQFRWGSIECVFDRNCPWQGDEAVNAMEEVRQQLAQARPEDIAACIRFMSDTTLLRDLNGIRVPVLNIIGANDAIVPPEHQLRVSRLMQRVQTVVFSRCGHLPMVEHRERTDKVIGAFVDGLEVLSPQTPQDNNPLITRNAASQTLRLLAGAARRREQSSPGRVHSAQDAMFHIG
- a CDS encoding DUF3309 family protein, which codes for MSTILIVILILLLIGALPSWGYSRGWGYGPSGGLGLVLLILIILMLMGRI
- a CDS encoding glycine zipper domain-containing protein, with protein sequence MKKTLLALALIAPLASCTQTERGAGIGAASGAIIGGVATGNVRGAAVGAAVGGVAGALIGNSQERAGYCVYRDRYGRTYEARCR
- a CDS encoding beta-ketoacyl-ACP reductase, which produces MSRVALVTGGTRGIGAAISIALKDAGYKVAANFAGNEEKAKAFEAETGIPVFKWDVSSYPACAEGIAAVEAALGPVEVLVNNAGITRDAMFHKMTPEQWGEVIGTNLTGLFNMTHPLWSGMRDRNFGRVINISSINGQKGQMGQANYSAAKAGDLGFTKALAQEGAAKGITVNAICPGYIGTEMVRAIPEKVLNERIIPQIPVGRLGEPEEIARCVVFLASDDAGFITGSTISANGGQFFV